From the Desulfovibrio sp. JY genome, one window contains:
- a CDS encoding transporter substrate-binding domain-containing protein yields MDVVKKGLRARWSGVWLMVWALVLFAGLPAARAGAAALELTDAEKAFIEAHPVIRCSDTDWRPLSVLEDGRQEGLFHDYYRLISQKTGLAFQFETIGDGRDFQQVLDALREKRIDMIDGTGKTPDRAAYALFVGPFLRFPLAVLSRDDATAYSLETLAGKKVAVGRGGTADEYLRAHGKNLELIPAHDQSEALTMVALGKADAAVENLAVAAYSIRASGLSNVKISGKLDYDFEIYTLVRKDWPLLASILEKAQRLVTEKEKTALIAKWLPVYKSGAAASEAGDASEARPGATATVAMTDQERAYLAGKKALSFCVDPDWPPVERIDENGRYVGIGADFLHLMEKRLGVPMVLVPTASWSQSLAAVKQRRCDFLPAAGDTNDRRRFLRFTSPYLRFPMVVVTQAKAPFIEDPASLTGKTLGVVNGYASLDILRAKYPGMRLMEVQSLTEGLRLVAAGKLYGCIDTVPAISQALAKGHFTDLKIAGRLDAHLDLAMASRDDEPELASLFQKAVNTLTKEESDAIMKKWLAVTFEQGFDYSLVWKVSAGAAFIVVVVVWWNRKLSRLNRALRQANEARDAAGRRVAALLDNAKQGFLSVAADGLVEPQYSAECRNIFGGDIEGKAVGELFFPDDPAGSVDMAVNVRRIVAEPDAYKRDLYVSLMPGRIERHGATLRLAYRPMVDGRLMFVITDVTGEVRLKDAVARERNRLACVVAAVREQRDFFAVLDDFAAFRRDGFSGAGLSDRDALDALYRKVHTFKGLFLQLECAHVAKALDALEERLSDLRRATSFDRADMLSLLADDAVDAALARDVDVVRETLGTEFFKRRGEVRLGSELADALADLAARLLDRLDDLGLDSEAAEVLRAARTLRHVDLKQLLSAYPRTATRLAEARGKAIEPFAVTGDAVLVDPKRFAPVAKSLIHVIRNAVDHGIESPDVREATGKAPAGHLACRVTADDAAIRIVFEDDGCGVDIAAVRARAYELGLVGAEELAGMDDDAILTLLFRDGFTSRRVPGDLSGRGVGLAAVRAEVERLGGTVALLNHPGHGTRLVATLPRESRTSREESV; encoded by the coding sequence ATGGACGTGGTAAAAAAAGGGCTCCGGGCCCGGTGGTCGGGCGTATGGCTGATGGTCTGGGCGCTTGTCCTTTTTGCGGGACTGCCCGCCGCCCGGGCCGGCGCCGCCGCCCTGGAACTGACCGACGCGGAAAAGGCCTTTATCGAGGCCCATCCCGTCATCCGCTGTAGCGACACCGACTGGCGGCCGCTTTCCGTGCTCGAGGACGGGCGCCAGGAGGGCCTTTTCCACGACTATTACCGCCTGATATCCCAGAAGACCGGCCTGGCCTTTCAGTTCGAGACCATCGGCGACGGCCGTGATTTCCAGCAGGTTCTCGATGCGTTGCGCGAAAAACGCATCGACATGATCGACGGCACGGGCAAGACGCCGGATCGTGCCGCCTACGCCCTGTTCGTGGGGCCTTTTTTGCGCTTCCCCCTGGCCGTGCTGTCGCGCGACGACGCCACCGCCTATTCGCTGGAGACTCTGGCCGGCAAGAAAGTGGCCGTCGGCCGGGGCGGCACGGCCGACGAGTACCTGCGGGCCCACGGCAAGAACCTCGAGCTCATCCCGGCCCACGACCAGTCCGAGGCCCTCACCATGGTCGCCCTCGGCAAGGCCGACGCGGCCGTGGAGAATCTGGCCGTGGCCGCCTACTCCATCCGCGCCTCGGGCCTGTCCAACGTCAAGATATCGGGCAAGCTCGATTACGACTTCGAGATCTACACCCTGGTGCGCAAGGACTGGCCGCTTCTGGCCTCCATCCTGGAAAAGGCCCAGCGGCTCGTTACCGAAAAGGAAAAGACGGCGCTGATTGCCAAATGGCTGCCCGTGTACAAATCCGGCGCGGCTGCTTCGGAAGCGGGGGACGCATCCGAGGCGCGGCCCGGAGCCACGGCCACCGTGGCCATGACCGACCAGGAGCGCGCCTATCTGGCCGGCAAGAAGGCGCTCAGCTTTTGCGTGGACCCAGACTGGCCCCCGGTCGAGCGCATCGACGAGAACGGCCGCTATGTCGGCATCGGGGCCGATTTCCTGCATCTCATGGAAAAGCGCCTGGGCGTGCCCATGGTGCTCGTGCCCACGGCCTCCTGGAGCCAGTCCCTGGCCGCGGTCAAGCAGCGGCGTTGCGACTTTCTGCCCGCCGCCGGGGATACCAACGACCGCCGCCGCTTTTTGCGCTTCACCTCGCCCTACCTGCGTTTCCCCATGGTGGTGGTCACCCAGGCCAAGGCGCCCTTCATCGAGGACCCGGCGAGCCTGACCGGCAAGACCCTCGGCGTGGTCAACGGCTACGCCAGCCTCGACATTCTGCGGGCCAAGTATCCCGGCATGCGCCTGATGGAGGTGCAAAGCCTCACCGAGGGGCTGCGGCTGGTGGCCGCCGGCAAGCTCTACGGCTGCATCGACACGGTGCCGGCCATAAGCCAGGCCCTGGCCAAGGGCCATTTCACCGACCTGAAAATCGCCGGACGCCTCGACGCCCACCTCGATCTGGCCATGGCCAGCCGCGACGATGAGCCCGAACTGGCCTCGCTTTTCCAAAAAGCGGTCAATACCCTGACCAAGGAAGAATCCGACGCCATCATGAAGAAGTGGCTGGCCGTCACCTTCGAGCAGGGCTTCGACTATTCCCTGGTCTGGAAGGTGTCGGCCGGGGCAGCCTTCATCGTGGTCGTGGTGGTTTGGTGGAACCGCAAGCTCTCCCGCTTAAACCGCGCCCTGCGCCAGGCCAACGAGGCCCGCGACGCGGCCGGCCGGCGCGTTGCGGCCCTGCTCGACAACGCGAAGCAGGGCTTTTTGTCCGTGGCGGCGGACGGGCTGGTCGAGCCGCAATACAGCGCCGAGTGCCGCAATATTTTCGGCGGCGACATCGAGGGAAAGGCGGTTGGCGAGCTCTTTTTTCCGGACGATCCGGCCGGGAGCGTCGACATGGCCGTCAACGTGCGCCGGATCGTGGCCGAGCCCGACGCCTACAAGCGCGACCTCTATGTCTCGCTCATGCCGGGGCGTATCGAGCGGCACGGCGCGACCCTGCGCCTGGCCTACCGTCCCATGGTCGACGGACGGCTCATGTTCGTGATCACCGACGTCACGGGCGAGGTGCGGCTCAAGGACGCCGTGGCCAGGGAACGCAACAGGCTGGCCTGCGTGGTGGCCGCCGTGCGCGAACAGCGCGATTTTTTCGCCGTGCTCGACGATTTCGCCGCCTTCCGCCGCGACGGCTTTTCGGGCGCGGGCCTGTCCGACCGCGACGCCCTGGACGCCCTGTACCGCAAGGTCCACACCTTCAAGGGATTGTTTCTCCAGCTGGAATGCGCCCATGTGGCCAAGGCCCTCGACGCCCTGGAGGAACGCCTGTCCGATCTGCGCCGCGCCACGTCCTTTGACCGCGCCGACATGCTATCCCTGCTTGCGGACGATGCCGTTGATGCGGCCCTGGCCCGGGACGTGGACGTGGTGCGCGAGACCCTCGGCACGGAGTTTTTCAAGCGGCGCGGCGAGGTTCGCCTCGGCAGCGAGCTGGCCGATGCCCTGGCGGACCTCGCCGCGCGCCTGCTGGACCGCCTGGACGATCTGGGGCTCGATTCCGAGGCCGCGGAGGTCCTGCGCGCCGCCCGGACCTTGCGCCACGTCGATCTCAAGCAACTTTTGTCCGCCTACCCCCGCACGGCCACCCGGCTGGCCGAGGCCCGGGGCAAGGCCATCGAGCCCTTCGCCGTCACGGGGGACGCTGTTCTGGTCGACCCCAAACGCTTTGCTCCCGTGGCCAAAAGTCTGATACACGTCATCCGCAATGCCGTGGACCACGGCATCGAGTCCCCGGACGTGCGCGAGGCCACGGGCAAGGCTCCGGCCGGCCACCTGGCCTGCCGGGTCACGGCCGACGACGCGGCCATTCGCATTGTCTTCGAGGACGACGGCTGCGGCGTGGACATCGCGGCCGTGCGGGCCAGGGCCTACGAACTCGGCCTTGTCGGGGCCGAGGAACTGGCGGGCATGGACGACGACGCCATCCTGACCCTGCTTTTTCGGGACGGGTTCACCTCGCGCCGGGTGCCCGGGGACCTGTCCGGTCGCGGCGTGGGACTTGCCGCCGTGCGGGCCGAGGTCGAGCGCCTGGGCGGGACGGTTGCGCTTCTCAACCATCCGGGGCATGGGACACGCCTTGTCGCGACCCTGCCCCGGGAAAGCCGAACCTCGCGCGAGGAGTCCGTATGA
- a CDS encoding transglutaminase family protein, with the protein MHCRYTHHTRYDFDRPVFLEPHLIRLVPRGDAGQRLGALRIDVDPVPDGKTLLTDLSGNTVLSTWFSGQTRHLDVTVAAGVELFRENPFDYLIDARSGVLPVPLAPAEAREAASSLVPVPMPRATAEGLAERLRRDGADTPQAFALALLGEMTERLAVVTREEPGILSPDALLARGEGACRDLTVCFMAACRHVGIPARFVSGYHEGDPEREDCELHAWAELWMPGGGWRGFDPSLGLAVADRHVVVAAAPDPEETAPVFGTYRGDPGLSRLRHAIRLEMF; encoded by the coding sequence GTGCATTGCCGCTATACACACCATACCCGATACGACTTCGACCGTCCCGTCTTCCTTGAGCCCCATTTGATACGGCTCGTGCCGCGCGGCGACGCCGGTCAGCGGCTGGGAGCCCTGCGCATCGACGTCGACCCCGTTCCGGACGGAAAGACCCTGCTGACCGATCTTTCCGGCAACACCGTGCTTTCGACCTGGTTTTCCGGCCAGACGCGCCACCTGGACGTGACGGTCGCGGCCGGCGTGGAGCTTTTCCGGGAAAACCCCTTCGATTACCTCATCGACGCCCGAAGCGGCGTCCTGCCCGTGCCGCTGGCCCCGGCCGAGGCCCGGGAGGCGGCGTCCTCCCTGGTTCCCGTGCCCATGCCCCGGGCGACGGCGGAGGGGCTGGCCGAGCGGTTGCGCCGGGACGGCGCCGACACCCCCCAGGCCTTCGCCCTGGCGCTGCTTGGGGAGATGACCGAGCGGCTTGCCGTCGTCACCCGGGAAGAGCCGGGCATCCTGTCCCCGGACGCGCTTTTGGCGCGCGGGGAGGGGGCCTGTCGCGATCTGACGGTGTGTTTCATGGCCGCCTGCCGCCATGTCGGCATCCCGGCCCGGTTCGTCAGCGGCTACCACGAGGGCGATCCCGAGCGGGAGGACTGCGAGCTGCACGCCTGGGCCGAGCTGTGGATGCCGGGCGGCGGCTGGCGCGGCTTCGATCCCTCCCTCGGCCTGGCCGTGGCCGACCGGCACGTGGTCGTGGCCGCCGCGCCGGATCCCGAAGAGACGGCTCCGGTTTTCGGGACATATCGCGGGGACCCCGGCCTGTCCCGGCTGCGCCATGCCATCCGTTTGGAAATGTTCTGA
- a CDS encoding peptidase: protein MTFCLGIAVEEGLVGIADTRITSGNELTSAQKVTTYQNGNGAFFLMTSGLRSVRDKALTYFEEALEACPNPFDKLYKSVNAFAAALRRVAEEDKSYLTASGLHFNLHALIGGQLTADSVHKLYLIYPEGNWVEISHGTPYHIIGEGGYGKPVLDRTLKYSDSLRMALKVGCLAFDSTRISASDVDFPIDVVLYRKDGLEMAQHRYEKDDLAEISAWWQEHLRGLVYELPSEWIDNVASKLTKVGHNPQCRPPDAK from the coding sequence ATGACGTTTTGCCTGGGGATAGCCGTCGAGGAGGGCCTGGTCGGCATTGCCGACACGCGCATCACCTCGGGCAACGAGCTGACGAGCGCCCAGAAGGTCACCACCTACCAAAACGGCAACGGGGCCTTCTTTCTCATGACCTCGGGCCTGCGCTCGGTGCGCGACAAGGCCCTGACCTATTTCGAAGAGGCCCTCGAAGCCTGCCCCAATCCTTTCGACAAGCTGTACAAATCCGTCAACGCCTTTGCCGCGGCCCTGCGCCGGGTGGCCGAGGAGGACAAGTCCTACCTGACCGCCTCCGGGCTGCACTTCAACCTGCATGCGCTCATCGGCGGCCAGTTGACGGCCGACAGCGTGCACAAGCTCTACCTGATCTATCCCGAAGGCAACTGGGTGGAGATCAGCCACGGCACGCCGTATCACATCATCGGCGAGGGCGGCTACGGCAAGCCCGTGCTCGACCGCACGCTCAAGTATTCCGATTCCTTGCGCATGGCCCTCAAGGTCGGCTGCCTGGCCTTTGATTCCACCCGCATCAGCGCCTCGGACGTGGATTTTCCCATCGACGTGGTCCTCTACCGCAAGGATGGGCTGGAAATGGCCCAGCACCGTTACGAGAAGGACGATCTGGCCGAGATATCGGCCTGGTGGCAGGAGCATCTGCGTGGCCTGGTCTACGAACTGCCCTCGGAATGGATAGACAACGTGGCCTCCAAGCTGACCAAGGTCGGCCACAATCCCCAGTGCCGTCCCCCCGACGCGAAATAG
- a CDS encoding alpha-E domain-containing protein, whose product MLSRVAEAIYWMSRYLERAANTARFLDVNWHLTLDTPGVRAEQWTPLVRAMGDWDLFSARGFSPRRSDVIRFLAFDADYPNSIVACLSRARDNARTIREIIPTEMWEQTNTFYHMVREAAKNGETILHNPYRFCDAVKLRELTISGIAGDAMSHDDAWDFYRLGRLLERADKTSRMLDVKYFILLPELADIGSNLDYVQWAALLKAISALEAYRRRHGRIQPDRIVEFLLLDHHFPRSVLCCLVAAQECLHAITGTPMGYFCNPAEKRLGHLCGDLAYSGVDEIFAKGLHEFTDSLQSEMNRVDEAVFATFFSAFPAIDVPCQQ is encoded by the coding sequence ATGCTCAGCCGCGTGGCCGAAGCCATCTACTGGATGAGCCGCTATCTGGAGCGGGCCGCCAACACCGCCCGCTTCCTGGACGTCAACTGGCACCTCACCCTGGACACCCCGGGGGTGCGGGCCGAACAGTGGACGCCGCTGGTGCGGGCCATGGGCGACTGGGACCTGTTTTCGGCGCGGGGGTTTTCGCCGCGCCGCAGCGACGTCATCCGCTTCCTGGCCTTTGACGCGGACTATCCCAATTCCATCGTGGCCTGCCTGTCCCGGGCCCGGGACAATGCCCGCACCATCCGCGAGATCATTCCCACCGAAATGTGGGAGCAGACCAACACCTTCTACCACATGGTGCGCGAGGCGGCGAAAAACGGCGAGACCATCCTGCACAACCCCTACCGTTTCTGCGACGCGGTCAAGCTGCGCGAGCTGACCATAAGCGGCATCGCCGGCGACGCCATGTCCCACGACGACGCCTGGGACTTCTACCGGCTGGGGCGGCTTCTGGAGCGGGCCGACAAGACCTCGCGCATGCTCGACGTCAAGTACTTCATCCTGCTGCCGGAACTGGCCGATATCGGCAGCAACCTCGACTACGTCCAGTGGGCGGCGCTTTTAAAGGCCATAAGCGCCCTGGAGGCCTATCGCCGCCGCCACGGCCGCATCCAGCCCGACCGCATCGTGGAGTTCCTGCTCCTCGACCACCATTTCCCCCGCTCGGTGCTGTGCTGTCTGGTCGCGGCCCAGGAATGCCTGCACGCCATCACCGGCACGCCCATGGGCTATTTCTGCAACCCGGCGGAGAAGCGCCTGGGCCATCTGTGCGGTGATCTGGCCTACAGCGGCGTGGATGAAATCTTCGCCAAGGGGTTGCACGAATTCACGGACAGCCTGCAAAGCGAGATGAACCGCGTGGACGAGGCCGTGTTCGCCACCTTTTTCTCCGCATTTCCGGCTATTGACGTGCCTTGCCAACAGTGA
- a CDS encoding circularly permuted type 2 ATP-grasp protein — translation MPHTMDFSDYDPGPFYDEMFEASGAPRPGCRMLYEKIISLPPQEILARQAAAEQALYDMGITFTVYGHEDGTEKIFPFDIVPRIIEAGEWESLERGLAQRIRALNLFIGDVYGKGRIMADGVVPRSVVESSSGYFKECQGLAPPRGVWCHVTGTDLVRDTSGQFLVLEDNLRCPSGVSYVLANRRILKRAFPQLFETIDIRSVDDYPPLLLDMLHSIAPPGAARPTAALLTPGVFNSAYFEHTFLAQQAGIELVEGRDLVVADGYVHMRTTKGLKRVDVLYRRVGEDFLDPTVFRPDSLLGVPGIMEVYKAGRVAMANAPGTGVADDKVVYACVPEMIRYYLGEEPILPNVETFLCWEEKQRRHVLANLDTMVVKAAAESGGYGMLVGPAATPGEREAFAAKIEANPRNYIAQPTVGLSRTPVIVGDHFEGRHVDLRPYVLYGEDIRVIPGGLTRVALKKGSLVVNSSQGGGSKDTWVLGRA, via the coding sequence ATGCCGCATACCATGGACTTTTCCGACTACGATCCCGGGCCGTTTTACGACGAGATGTTCGAGGCCTCGGGCGCGCCGAGGCCCGGTTGCCGCATGCTGTACGAAAAAATCATCTCCTTGCCGCCCCAGGAGATACTGGCCCGGCAGGCGGCGGCCGAGCAAGCCCTTTACGACATGGGCATCACCTTCACCGTCTACGGCCATGAGGACGGCACGGAGAAGATCTTTCCCTTCGACATCGTGCCGCGCATCATCGAGGCCGGGGAATGGGAGTCCCTGGAACGCGGGCTGGCCCAGCGCATCCGGGCGCTCAACCTCTTTATCGGCGACGTCTACGGCAAGGGCCGGATCATGGCCGACGGCGTCGTGCCCCGGTCCGTGGTCGAATCCTCGTCCGGATATTTCAAGGAATGCCAGGGGCTCGCCCCGCCGCGCGGCGTGTGGTGCCACGTCACCGGCACCGACCTCGTGCGCGACACCTCGGGCCAGTTTCTGGTCCTCGAGGACAACCTGCGCTGCCCCTCGGGCGTCTCTTACGTCCTGGCCAATCGGCGCATTCTCAAACGCGCCTTTCCCCAACTCTTCGAGACCATCGACATCCGCTCCGTGGACGATTACCCGCCGCTTTTGCTCGATATGCTCCATTCCATCGCCCCGCCTGGCGCCGCGCGCCCGACGGCCGCGCTTTTGACCCCCGGGGTGTTTAATTCCGCCTACTTCGAACACACCTTCCTGGCCCAGCAGGCCGGCATCGAACTGGTGGAGGGGCGCGATCTGGTCGTGGCCGACGGCTACGTGCACATGCGCACCACCAAGGGCTTAAAGCGCGTGGACGTGCTGTACCGGCGGGTGGGGGAGGACTTCCTCGACCCCACGGTCTTCCGGCCGGATTCGCTTTTGGGCGTGCCGGGCATCATGGAGGTCTACAAGGCCGGGCGCGTGGCCATGGCCAACGCCCCGGGCACGGGCGTGGCCGACGACAAGGTCGTCTACGCCTGCGTGCCGGAGATGATCCGCTACTATCTCGGCGAGGAGCCGATCCTCCCCAATGTGGAGACGTTTCTGTGCTGGGAGGAGAAGCAGCGCCGCCACGTGCTCGCCAACCTCGACACCATGGTGGTCAAGGCGGCGGCCGAATCCGGCGGCTACGGCATGCTGGTCGGCCCGGCGGCAACGCCCGGGGAGCGGGAGGCCTTCGCCGCCAAGATCGAAGCCAATCCCCGCAACTACATCGCCCAGCCGACGGTGGGGCTCTCCCGCACGCCGGTCATCGTGGGCGACCATTTCGAGGGCCGCCACGTGGACCTGCGCCCCTACGTCCTTTACGGCGAGGATATCCGGGTCATTCCCGGAGGGCTTACCCGGGTGGCGCTCAAAAAAGGCTCCCTCGTGGTCAATTCCTCCCAGGGCGGCGGCAGCAAGGACACCTGGGTTCTCGGTCGGGCCTAA